In Cicer arietinum cultivar CDC Frontier isolate Library 1 chromosome 7, Cicar.CDCFrontier_v2.0, whole genome shotgun sequence, the genomic window TAATGCATTGGATGTCTGAGCATCCTGACGAGTCAAAGCAAACACTCGAGCCTGACCTCTTCCTGCTGGTATCTGACCTCTACCACCAAATCCTCTACCTCGCTACTGAAATGTTCCTGAACCTCTgacataagaatttccactcTGACGCACAGATGCAAAATGAGTCTGAGAAGATGCCAAAGTTGTTGGTGCTAATGCATAACTAGAGGATGAATGTGTCGTATCTACATGACAATCCCTCCTGATGTGACCTATTTGGCCACATTGGTAGCATACCTTAACATTACCATCTCTAGAACAATTCCCGAAGTGAAACCTACCACAAGTAGAACATCGTGTAGCTGAAACACTAGAATGTCTCTGAGGGAAAATGGATTGTGATGCTGCTCCAGAATCTGATCTACGAATCTGCACTGTCCTAGAAGACTGCCCACTATGACCACCCCTTTGAGACATGAGTCCTTGTTGCCCCTGATAACCCAACATAGATCCACCATCCCGGTTTGAATAGTTACTGTAAGATCCTTCAATTATTTGCTTCTTATGTGAATCTTGTTTATTGCCTCCTTTTTCCTTCTGTCGTTGCTCAATCAAAAGAGTCAAACTCAAAACCTCAGCAAAAGTAGAACAATTCGAACCAACCACagatctaaataaataatcctTCAATCCTCTAATGAACCTCTTAACACGCATCTCCTCAGTGATAGGATAAGGAGCATGTCTAGATAGCCGTGTAAAACGAGCACTATACTCTGAAACTGTCATACTCTCTGTTTGCTCCAATCGCTCAAACTCGTGAGCTAATCCATCTCTAACACTCTCCGGAAGAAAACGAGCCATGAACAACTGAGAAAACTCTCTCCATGCTAACGGAGGTGACCCCACTTGTCTACCATGTGACACTATATCAAACCAATCACGTGCCACGCCTATTAGTTGAAATGATGTCAGTTCTACTGCTCTTACCTCAGAACAACCCAATGCTCTCCAAAGCCGCTCTAGACTGTCAATGAATTGTTGTGGATCCTCAGTTGCACTAGACCCAGAAAAAGTAGGGGGTTTAAGCTTCATGAAGTCTGGTAAAGTAACCTCAATACCCCTCGTTGCAGCANNNNNNNNNNNNNNNNNNNNNNNNNNNNNNNNNNNNNNNNNNNNNNNNNNNNNNNNNNNNNNNNNNNNNNNNNNNNNNNNNNNNNNNNNNNNNNNNNNNNNNNNNNNNNNNNNNNNNNNNNNNNCAagcctatcaactaacttaccaattaaacaactaaatcgctctttaaccatttaaaaatatatatatgttttttctcgaaatttcgacagagtatcctctgtaacttcaacatttccaaattttgtaaaatcccTGTTCAGCTTTCAATCcagtcataattcaaataacataatcaaattgcttaatacacttctcaaaaaactaaatagactttctagactccaaaatagctgcaattacatagactcaacaaatattacaaaaatggtcctcgatcaaagaggcctacaaaaaaaaaaagtttgttgagacttgaatcaaataatagatttctACTCAGCTGcttgtgaatttaaaaaaataagcaacataaaggggtaagtcacaaagacttagtgaggagacaacaagcaccatcaattagaagggaaacacaaaagacacgaataactgtttaatcgcttgacagaaatattaaaaatccagtgaataacgaaacgaaatcaaagtgaacaaccttaaaatcattataaaaatcaaacaagtaacaatacaaattctttagaaccaagaggcggctttatctcattgatagcccttttCTCATAAGGGTGGCCTTTCCCTTacgggcggctccatctaacggatgaccctctcctctcaatcccgcaacgcatcgtcacgtatcaattagggagcttacatcacgttgatagccctctcctcctacggatgacatttctcataggggcggctccatctaacgggtaactctcCTTAATCAAcacgaggtaactaggtgcacctaacgaTTTAACAACAATAACACCGAATTCCCAAAACGcgcatttaaaatcatttcatcgtaattcatgaaaaacatattcaatcgcacaacaattcaagatttaaatactttaactcaaacgtaaatcaaattaataacatattatataacaacgaccgttaaattaaataattgacgaaatcgagataaaattcaaaggttgtgttccccaaatttttcaataaatactttaatatagaaaacaacaaaataataataatagcattataaaaatatatgacgatgatcgtcgtcaactcacagttatggagaatcgtctaaatttactctccaacaactctcagagtagccgGTAAAGTCTCagttgacaaatctgagtatcaaaaatatttccaagactttagagaaatttattctaaagtttaactACCTCTAGGAAACCATCaacatcatttaaatatactctaagcacaaaataagatttttactcaaaactacatttttctatgaattcataataggattagagttgtgcatttacctcaatgagtctcaataaaccactttcaagagatgggtacctttttccttccttagaacacaaaccctaacccaaaaatcccaatcaaaagaatttgtaggagtttgagaaattaagcttgtggggatgttaaatctcttttaaggattgagggtttgagtaatagagtgagaagaagcaaggagaagggaaggaaaagaaagaaaggaaaaaaaacaataaaaaagggGGAGAGGAGTGTGTgccgagagggagagagagaaaaataggAGAAAATGAGGAAGTGAGATGAAAAGGGAGTGAGAGTGAGTGgggttaatttgttttttatttattattattaattattattattatattttttttttttttggcacgGGACGTGTCAGAAATGAAATGTCCAgtagttacattttttttaccgaaaatttcaaataatccggtatataatttatttaattatttattttttgaaataggaATGAAAAAACACAacagatttttttataataataacaacaataacagagtaaattatatttaataaaataaaataaattcaaccaataaaatacattaaagtaaagaaaaaaatatcacaaattgaaggaaaaaaatacattaaatttaaattttattattattattattatttttttatttatttattagatcaagaaaaaaatgagaaagTTAGTATAATATAACAAGTAGTTTATTTTGGTAAATCTATTAAACCGCATTTTTTTCTCCAATGGaaggtattttattttattttaataatagaattttgattttttaattattttaaatttatttaaaaaatcaaaatactattaataaaataaaatacattaaaaaaatacatcaaatgtTGACTAAATGTGCCAAAATAAAAAacgtgtccctaatatttttcccataaaataacaacatattttctCAACAACTATCTCCTATTTTTACtgcgaatattttataaaataataacttattttcttaacaactcactcctatttttattcttcttatttttattccgatctaataaataacaaaataaataaataataataataaaatataattaatgtaattaaaaaataataataaaaatatttaaaaatatataaaattttaataatataatttaatttattattattaatataatttaatttattctttaatttattaataatattttgttttttaaaatattataattatttttgtttaattaaatataccattttgtaattgtaaaaaatgagaagaaaaaaatttataagtttaatACATAGTTGCATCATcgtaaaattttaaagaaatgaAATTTCCAGTGATcatccggaaatttcaaatttcgggtagttataaatcaatactggaaatttcattattgaaattttcggtattgAAAATCAATACcggatattttaaattttcggGTGGTACtctcggaaatttcaaaaaataaaatttccagtattgatttataactaccggaaatttcattcattctgaaatttccagtaaaacaaaaattcaacagCACTCACTCTTTCGGAAAACACAAGAAGTATGAggcaacttttttatttttacagttttattaagggtattttagacattttaaacataaaatttttaaatgccGGGGTATAGGGTTAATTGAGGGGATACAAAAGGCAACTTTCTTCAAATTATGGTTTGCCTCCTTGTAAAAGACTAGTTCATTTTGTGAAACCCAACTCTCTTTGCTTTGCTTGGGctcaaatatttattcaaaaaaaaaaaaaagcacccGCTCAAACAAACTTTATTTTGCTTTATTACTTGGAAATATATGGGATTGAACATATTTTGATTACTAGAGCTGGAGTccaaacacttttttttatgaGTGAGTCATAATATCTTCTTACATGACAAGGGATTCAGATTTTTAAAAGAACATCAAAACAAAACAGTAATTCATTTGAAAAAGATAACACCACTCTTATTTCGTAGTTCAAAACTGAGTGTAGTCAACTTAGGCACTCATCAAAATTCACTTAACTGTAACATTATGAACTATGATGCAGGCTTGGAAGCCAAAACAGTACTCACCAAAGGTCAATCTCTGTTAAATGAACAGAGAAGCTGTAATTGGTAAACCTTAGAAAAAATTGCTATTAGTGATGAAATTACCGGTTCAGGCGAGGTTCTCTGCACCTTGCAATAACTTAACCCACCTAAAAGCCTGATTGAAGTAATGGTTTAGGGAGATTTGCAATTAGTAGTCTATACTCTATGGTGAAAGAAGGTTGCCACTTACCTCAATCCAAGGTCATGGCATGCCACAAGTCAGATGCTTACCATTATAAATGACAGATTTTTGAAAGACTACAAGCAAGAATCCAACCCAAGACTTCTGACTCTTGAGTTTTTGACACAGTTCAGATCTATCAGTTGAGCCGTGCTTCATTGGCGTGATTGTCGTTATTTGAAAAATAGTGTGATGCACACTAGGAAGGAAAAAATTTCTAGGCATCAAGTGGCGGGAACAGAAGCAGCATTCCGATTCTCCACTGAATCAAAAAATTCTACGACTTGTCTACGTCTCCTTATACGGGAAGGACACTTGGATAATAGATCTTTGGCCTCAGAGAGTTTACCTTCTCTGATGAAAGATTCAAAAACATGAAGATAGGCTGAATGAGACACAGGATTTCCCTTTCTCCATGCCTTCAAGAATTTCTCGGCATCCTCCACGGTCCCAGACTTTGAAATAAACTGCACAATGGGTTTGGTGAATGGAGTGTACTTGTGTTTCCACATCAAACATAAAAGGACAAGTGCCTCCTCCAATTTACCAATTCCTAACAGGTTTTCAATCACTTTCTCATATGTAGGTTGCCTAGGAGATGCATCACAATTTCTAACCATCTCTGCGAGAAACTTGTACGCGTCGTCTATTTTTTCTTGACTAAGCCAACTATCAACCAGAACGCTTATTGCCCCAGCATCTGCGTTGCAGCCCTTTTCAATCATCTTAAGTAAACAATGTAATGCCTTATCTACTTCGTTGGCGGCACAATACCCTTGAATCAAGATGGACCAAGTATTGCTATCAGGGATGCAGCCACAACATTCCATATCCTCTAGCACCTTGTGTGCTTCTTCAAGCCTCTTCATCTTACAAAGTCCAAAAACCACTTGACTGTAGGTGACGCTATCGGGTTCAAAGCCAGCATTACTCATAGTCTTAACAATTTTTTCAGCTTCATCAAATTTCCCAGCACTTGTCAAAGACCTGTGGATTCCGTCATAGATTTCCTTGGTGAGAGTATGCCCTACGGATTCATATTTTTTGGCTACCCTGAAAGCTAGATCAGAATTTGGAAAATCGCTTGTACTGATGGCGTTTAAAAGGACACAGCAATCGTGAGTTGACGGCTTATATGAACCATCCATCATAAGCTCATAAAGCTCGACAGCATTCTCTATCATCTGATTCTTTACAAGCTGCATTGTTATCGTTGTATAAGTATCAATATCCAATTGATAACGGACACTCTTCATCTCCTCAAGAATACTCCAAAACTCCTTAATTGAGCCAGGCCTAGCAAGAACTCTTGCAACTGCATTATAAGTCACTGTATTGTGTTCATAAACAGATTGACTCCCAACCCAATGAAAGAACTTATAAGCCTTTAAAGGACAATTTTGAAGCTCTTTCAAAACCCTTGTTACAAAACTATCCGAAAGTCGAATTTCAAGCTCTGCAAGTTCATTCATAACCTCATCACCCCACTCAGATCCTAAAATGACACCAACCACCTTGTTGAAAACAATTCCTCTAGCTTTTTCCTGAAGCATCATCTTAAAGAAGCGTTGAAGACGAAGCGAATCCTTGTACATATTTTCCCTACTAAAACTATCTAAAATCGACACATATATCACTCGATCAATACAAAACCCCTTTTTCTTCATCATCCTTAGACTAATCCAAAATTCATCAATTGTCGCCTTATTCCCTAAAATACTAACGATTAAGTTACAAACTGAAGAACTTGCCTTAAACCATTTTTTCCTAATGACCCAATTGAAAAAGCAAGAAGCTTTTTGTGGGTCCTTTTCCAATTGCTTCAAAATGTAAACAACAGTTTCATGGGTCAAAGATGGGTAACATTTTTCTAACTCATGCTCTAACCCTTGAGACCAAACGTTGGTCAAAACAAGCTCTACAACGGAATTCGGCTTCGAAGAAAAACAGCGTTTTTGGTGAAGCCGTAAATCGTGAAACGGAAACGGACTCAAAAGGGGTTGTAAAGTATAGGGAGAAAAGTGAGAAACCTGGTTGTGAGTGAGTTCGAATGAGCGAATAGTGATGACTCGGATGGCGAGTGGCGAGTTGAGGAAACTGACGGTAGCAGCAATAGCTTTTATCCCTTTCATTGCCGATCGGATGGAAATGCAGGCAAGTTTGAGATCAATCCATTCCCAGCACAATATTCGAAATCAAAATGTGCTTCAATTGTTGGGGACGGCCCGTGGGTATAAACTATAAACCCATATTTCAAAGACCCAATTTTTCCCTCGTACCCAAAACAACATATTATTTCaggtattttattaaaatgttaaattctaattttattgtttgtatATATTGTGCTGGAGTTTaactaatttgttttataagCTAAAATCACATaataacagtaaaaaaaaaaaaaaaactactacgtaggtaaattatgaaaaatattagttgtaaataaattttgaaaatgtaaCAATATGTGGACAGATGAAAAACAATACATACGTGATATGTGGCGAAAATTCTCAATGAACTGTTTTTTTAGATGGTCTATATTAactaatgaaaatataaaaagtctaaaataactattaattaaaataaaaataataaggcATCTAAAATTCGATTATGATAGATTCTAATATCAAAAGTGGTGTAGAAGCCACTACTACAGAACAATCTATTTGACATCAATTGGAAAACATATACCATATATTCAATAAATGAGACTTAATTTTGAACTTTAATATTATGAAAAAATTAGATATTTGAAACCCTAGCTTTATTAGCCAAAGGGTGGGGTAAGGAGGTTTTGATGTCACTTCTTGGGATCAGAACTCCCAACAAAATATCGATTATGATTGTAGATTATGAAGTAATGGATTTTGATACAAataatttatagattatttttttagaaatttattttacatttgtctattaaaataaaaattattttaaaaaaattcaattatacaaaaatattttttaaaaaagttactaaaagaatttcatatttaagtaatttttagattttttttccaataaattgtaacaaacaaaataaaactttgaaaagttattattttatttaaaaaagtgaattttttagaaagaaaaaaacaatactattgaaaacaataataatcaaACAATCATCACTCGTTGATGGAAATTAAATAGCAGTGTAACATTTTCACATAAATAGATATAATAGACTGACTTAAATAGATATCAAAACTACTACAATTTTTTAGtgaattttttctttatttacttGGATACCAACATCATTCTCAAATATATTCTATAATAccttactctttttttttttagtgaattttaattgtaataatGTTTAGTTTTAAGTAGATAGTTTGTATTTTTTAGTTGTATATTGCTTCGTGTTTATTAGTGTGTTGGTATTATATAAGTTTTTCATGGTTAAGCTTATGCATATCTCAACCTTGTTAAATATAtgtctaaatataaatatttttgttgtagttttttatttttattttaatgaaagtATAATTGTTCAACCGATGATTGAACATAGAGAGTTATTATTGTTTCTCAAGATTTTTACATGAACAGTTTTAAGAATCTTTACAAAGAACATCATTACTCTTGTGGTGGTTCATCACTAgattttataattcattttaaatggGACAATTGTTCTTGCCacttctcattttatttaatttatatgttttctttctcttcttaataatataattttttgtatattttccTTTACTTTCTTACTAGTTTGTTCAAGAATTTTTCAATAAACACAAAATTCGGTATTGTgcattaattaaaatcaattgtGCATTCATTAAAATCAATGTCACCAATGGGGATGCTTGACCCAATAAGCATGAGTACCAAATAGGTTTTCATGTTGGAGAGAAAAGTAAGGTGGTAACTGTTACAGAGTGTCTTTAACAAGACTTCTCTAGGATCccctatttttaatattaaaataattagttgTTGTTGAAATGTTATAATTTAGAGTTATTGGCGAAAGTCATGTAATGATTGATTGAGTTGTTGGATTTAAGAGATTGAGTACTCATTTTGTTTCACAATAAATGctattttagtaaataaaattaatttcaaaataaattttaaattttaaatttgaaatataaatattaattattttttaattgtacccACCTATTAACTAATACTACGTAGATCATTTCTAAAACATTGTATTCTTctttacatttataataatacaacAATTactaataaagataattttaaaaaattactattttaatcatttattttacggacattttttttaatatgcatGCAATGAATAATTTGTAAAAGTGACTCTGACTATGAGATGCATTGAGTACAAGTACTAacattgaaaatttataaaataaatgattgtaCACATTAAACTCGCTaagtatttttcctttttattttttttactttttttttatatatttcattttattttgctttACTTTTATTGATGTGAATTTTTAAGATAGAGTCAT contains:
- the LOC105851268 gene encoding uncharacterized protein, with the protein product MKLKPPTFSGSSATEDPQQFIDSLERLWRALGCSEVRAVELTSFQLIGVARDWFDIVSHGRQVGSPPLAWREFSQLFMARFLPESVRDGLAHEFERLEQTESMTVSEYSARFTRLSRHAPYPITEEMRVKRFIRGLKDYLFRSVVGSNCSTFAEVLSLTLLIEQRQKEKGGNKQDSHKKQIIEGSYSNYSNRDGGSMLGYQGQQGLMSQRGGHSGQSSRTVQIRRSDSGAASQSIFPQRHSSVSATRCSTCGRFHFGNCSRDGNVKVCYQCGQIGHIRRDCHVDTTHSSSSYALAPTTLASSQTHFASVRQSGNSYVRGSGTFQ
- the LOC101515755 gene encoding pentatricopeptide repeat-containing protein At3g48250, chloroplastic-like — encoded protein: MKGIKAIAATVSFLNSPLAIRVITIRSFELTHNQVSHFSPYTLQPLLSPFPFHDLRLHQKRCFSSKPNSVVELVLTNVWSQGLEHELEKCYPSLTHETVVYILKQLEKDPQKASCFFNWVIRKKWFKASSSVCNLIVSILGNKATIDEFWISLRMMKKKGFCIDRVIYVSILDSFSRENMYKDSLRLQRFFKMMLQEKARGIVFNKVVGVILGSEWGDEVMNELAELEIRLSDSFVTRVLKELQNCPLKAYKFFHWVGSQSVYEHNTVTYNAVARVLARPGSIKEFWSILEEMKSVRYQLDIDTYTTITMQLVKNQMIENAVELYELMMDGSYKPSTHDCCVLLNAISTSDFPNSDLAFRVAKKYESVGHTLTKEIYDGIHRSLTSAGKFDEAEKIVKTMSNAGFEPDSVTYSQVVFGLCKMKRLEEAHKVLEDMECCGCIPDSNTWSILIQGYCAANEVDKALHCLLKMIEKGCNADAGAISVLVDSWLSQEKIDDAYKFLAEMVRNCDASPRQPTYEKVIENLLGIGKLEEALVLLCLMWKHKYTPFTKPIVQFISKSGTVEDAEKFLKAWRKGNPVSHSAYLHVFESFIREGKLSEAKDLLSKCPSRIRRRRQVVEFFDSVENRNAASVPAT